A part of Gramella sp. MAR_2010_147 genomic DNA contains:
- a CDS encoding urocanate hydratase, which translates to MNFKDQILEGIPDELPEAKAYDPALNHAPKRKKILDKEEEKLALENALRYFDKKHHKTLLPEFREELEKYGRIYMYRFKPDYDFYARPIDEYPGKSIQAKGIMLMIQNNLDPEVAQHPEELITYGGNGAVFQNWAQYRLTMQYLAIMDNKQTLAMYSGHPMGLFPSNKNAPRVVVTNGMMIPNYSQPDDWEKFNALGVTQYGQMTAGSYMYIGPQGIVHGTTITVLNAGRKISKHGEDLKGKLFVTSGLGGMSGAQPKAGNIAGCITICAEVNPKATQTRHKQGWVDEVIDDVENLAERVRKAKADKEVVSIAYQGNVVEIWEYFAEHDIYIDLGSDQTSLHNPWAGGYYPVDLGFEEANEMMASDPELFKEKVQESLRRQAAAINRHTKKGTYFFDYGNAFLLEASRAGADIMSKDGKDFRYPSYVQDIMGPMCFDYGFGPFRWVCASRKDEDLQKTDEIATEVLSKLKEKSPAEIQQQMQDNIQWIRGARENKLVVGSKARILYADAEGRIAIAKAFNDAIGRGEIGPVVLGRDHHDVSGTDSPYRETSNIYDGSRYTADMAIQNVIGDSFRGATWVSIHNGGGVGWGEVVNGGFGMILEGDKASEDRLKSMLFWDVNNGISRRSWARNKEAVFAAKRAMDMNPQLKVTIPNLVDPALLD; encoded by the coding sequence ATGAATTTTAAAGATCAGATACTTGAAGGGATTCCTGATGAATTACCTGAAGCGAAAGCATATGACCCAGCTCTGAATCATGCACCAAAGCGGAAGAAAATTCTGGATAAAGAAGAAGAGAAACTGGCTCTTGAAAATGCGCTAAGGTATTTTGACAAAAAACATCATAAAACGCTACTTCCTGAATTTAGAGAGGAACTCGAAAAATACGGCAGGATCTATATGTACCGTTTTAAACCAGACTATGATTTTTATGCCAGGCCAATAGATGAATATCCGGGAAAAAGCATACAGGCTAAAGGAATTATGCTGATGATCCAGAATAACCTGGATCCGGAAGTTGCGCAACATCCTGAAGAATTAATCACTTATGGAGGGAATGGAGCTGTATTTCAGAATTGGGCCCAGTATCGCTTGACCATGCAGTACCTTGCGATTATGGACAATAAGCAGACTTTAGCAATGTATTCTGGTCATCCCATGGGCTTATTCCCGTCAAATAAAAACGCCCCCAGAGTTGTGGTTACAAACGGAATGATGATTCCAAATTATTCACAACCTGATGACTGGGAGAAATTTAATGCTTTGGGAGTTACCCAGTATGGGCAGATGACCGCGGGAAGTTATATGTATATTGGTCCGCAGGGAATTGTTCACGGTACCACTATTACCGTTTTAAATGCTGGCAGAAAGATCTCAAAACATGGTGAAGATCTTAAAGGAAAATTATTTGTGACTTCCGGACTAGGAGGAATGAGTGGTGCTCAGCCAAAAGCCGGAAATATTGCCGGTTGCATTACTATTTGTGCAGAAGTGAATCCTAAAGCAACTCAAACCAGGCATAAGCAGGGTTGGGTAGATGAAGTGATTGATGATGTAGAAAACCTAGCAGAAAGGGTTAGAAAAGCAAAAGCAGATAAAGAAGTGGTTTCCATTGCTTACCAGGGCAATGTGGTGGAGATCTGGGAGTATTTCGCTGAGCATGATATTTATATAGACCTGGGGAGCGATCAAACTTCTTTACACAATCCATGGGCCGGAGGTTATTACCCGGTAGATCTAGGTTTTGAAGAGGCTAATGAAATGATGGCTTCAGATCCCGAATTATTTAAAGAAAAAGTTCAGGAAAGCTTAAGAAGACAGGCAGCTGCAATAAATAGACACACCAAGAAAGGCACCTATTTCTTTGACTACGGAAATGCTTTTTTACTGGAAGCTTCCAGAGCTGGAGCCGATATTATGAGCAAAGACGGAAAAGATTTTAGATATCCTAGTTATGTTCAGGATATCATGGGACCTATGTGTTTTGATTATGGCTTTGGACCCTTTAGATGGGTTTGTGCTTCAAGGAAAGATGAAGATCTTCAGAAAACTGATGAGATCGCTACCGAAGTATTAAGCAAACTAAAAGAAAAATCACCTGCTGAAATTCAGCAACAAATGCAGGATAATATTCAATGGATCAGAGGTGCACGGGAGAATAAACTTGTAGTGGGTTCAAAAGCAAGAATTCTGTATGCAGATGCTGAAGGAAGAATTGCGATTGCCAAAGCATTTAACGATGCGATTGGTCGCGGCGAGATTGGACCGGTAGTTCTTGGACGAGATCATCACGATGTTTCGGGAACCGATTCCCCGTATCGTGAAACCTCTAATATCTATGATGGATCACGCTACACCGCAGATATGGCCATACAAAACGTTATAGGTGATAGTTTTCGAGGAGCTACCTGGGTAAGTATCCATAATGGCGGCGGAGTAGGTTGGGGCGAGGTTGTAAATGGTGGATTCGGCATGATTCTTGAAGGTGATAAAGCATCAGAAGACCGGTTGAAATCTATGTTGTTCTGGGATGTAAATAACGGTATTTCCCGTAGATCCTGGGCTAGGAATAAGGAAGCCGTATTTGCAGCAAAGCGTGCAATGGATATGAATCCTCAGTTAAAAGTTACGATTCCTAATCTTGTAGATCCGGCTCTTTTAGATTAA
- a CDS encoding DUF4230 domain-containing protein, whose amino-acid sequence MKNILLAILMVAVVILGFMYWQQKNNEKESLEENTALIQEQIRNVGKLVVTEGTFSQVFTYKNSKSFYFDVLSARKKALIVVNADVSVAYDLSKLDVEVDEEGKRVIIKNIPKEEIKINPNIKYYDVTQDYLNQFEAEDYNKIKSRIEKGLQEKIEKSTLKSNAKNRLVSELQKIYILTSSMGWTLEYESQPIENSQSLENIKL is encoded by the coding sequence ATGAAAAATATTTTATTGGCCATTTTAATGGTTGCTGTTGTCATTTTAGGATTTATGTACTGGCAGCAAAAAAATAATGAAAAAGAAAGTTTAGAAGAAAATACAGCGCTCATTCAGGAGCAAATTAGAAATGTAGGAAAGCTGGTAGTGACTGAAGGAACTTTTTCCCAGGTGTTCACTTATAAAAATTCTAAGAGCTTCTATTTTGATGTGCTTTCAGCTCGAAAAAAAGCCCTTATCGTTGTAAATGCAGATGTTAGTGTAGCATATGACCTGAGTAAGCTGGATGTAGAGGTAGATGAGGAAGGAAAAAGAGTGATCATTAAAAATATTCCCAAGGAGGAAATAAAGATAAACCCGAACATCAAATATTATGATGTAACCCAGGATTACCTTAATCAATTTGAAGCTGAAGATTATAATAAGATAAAATCACGAATTGAAAAAGGCTTACAGGAAAAGATCGAAAAATCTACTCTGAAATCAAATGCTAAGAACAGACTGGTAAGTGAGCTTCAGAAGATTTACATATTAACCAGTAGTATGGGCTGGACACTGGAATACGAGAGCCAACCCATTGAAAACTCCCAAAGTCTTGAGAATATCAAGCTTTAA
- a CDS encoding GSCFA domain-containing protein has product MDFRTKVPVQEGISKIEHSSGVFLIGSCFVENIGGKLDWFKFKNLQNPTGIIFHPSPIRRFFQRLSNHEEFRQKNVFEFNGGWQSLEAHSDMRRDTETECLNDLNFALKNTREFIENAAHIIISLGTAWGYVYEGSEEITANCHKIPQKKFKKELSSIREIVNDLEVISHSVLQINRNAKIIFSISPVRHLKDGFQENQQSKAHLIAAVHQFIQTNDQSVYFPSYEILIDELRDYRFYTTDMIHPNAVAVDYIWELFSNHWMSEKSLELNREISKIQTALSHRPREENSLSHKNFLTKLQAKIEEIQKNHPEITFS; this is encoded by the coding sequence ATGGATTTTAGAACTAAGGTTCCCGTTCAGGAAGGTATTTCAAAGATCGAACATTCTTCAGGAGTTTTCCTGATAGGATCTTGCTTTGTTGAAAATATTGGGGGCAAACTGGATTGGTTTAAATTCAAAAACCTTCAAAATCCTACCGGAATTATCTTTCATCCTTCACCTATTCGTAGATTCTTTCAAAGATTATCCAATCACGAAGAATTCAGGCAAAAGAATGTTTTTGAATTTAACGGTGGGTGGCAGTCTTTAGAAGCACATTCTGATATGCGCAGAGATACCGAAACAGAATGCCTTAATGATCTAAATTTCGCACTAAAAAATACCAGGGAATTTATTGAAAATGCTGCGCACATTATAATAAGTCTGGGTACGGCATGGGGATATGTATATGAGGGATCTGAAGAGATTACAGCGAACTGCCATAAGATCCCTCAGAAAAAATTTAAAAAGGAGCTTTCTTCTATCAGGGAGATTGTAAATGACCTTGAGGTGATTAGTCATTCGGTTTTGCAAATAAACAGGAATGCTAAAATTATATTTAGTATTTCTCCCGTTCGGCATCTAAAAGATGGTTTTCAAGAGAATCAACAGAGCAAAGCTCACTTGATAGCGGCAGTTCATCAATTTATTCAAACCAATGATCAATCAGTTTATTTTCCTTCTTATGAGATCTTAATAGATGAGCTTAGAGATTACAGGTTTTATACCACAGATATGATTCATCCAAATGCGGTTGCTGTAGATTATATATGGGAGCTATTTTCTAATCACTGGATGTCTGAAAAATCCCTGGAACTTAACCGTGAAATTAGTAAAATTCAAACAGCTCTTTCCCATCGACCACGAGAAGAAAATTCATTGTCTCATAAGAATTTTCTTACGAAATTACAAGCAAAAATCGAGGAAATTCAAAAAAACCACCCTGAAATTACCTTCTCTTAG
- a CDS encoding DUF4136 domain-containing protein produces MKFLKFTPVLLIFAVVLTSCSSVRVASDYDREADFNKYGTYAFFKPGIDKAEISDLDKKRILRAIETEMEKNGFTKSEDPDLLVSIFTKTNENINIYQNNYPYWGYGWGWNPWYWGSGFNTVNRTSEGTLYIDLIDSEGKELVWQGMGTAALASQVNKKQERINEIVAKIMEKYPPGMER; encoded by the coding sequence ATGAAATTTCTAAAATTTACTCCTGTGCTGCTTATTTTCGCAGTAGTTTTAACTTCCTGCAGCAGTGTTAGGGTTGCTTCAGATTACGATCGTGAAGCCGACTTTAATAAATATGGTACTTACGCTTTCTTCAAACCCGGCATAGACAAAGCCGAAATCTCTGATCTGGATAAGAAAAGAATTTTAAGAGCTATTGAAACTGAAATGGAGAAAAATGGGTTTACAAAATCTGAAGATCCAGACCTTCTTGTGAGCATATTTACAAAAACCAATGAAAATATAAATATCTATCAAAACAACTATCCTTACTGGGGTTATGGCTGGGGATGGAACCCGTGGTATTGGGGAAGTGGTTTTAATACCGTAAATAGGACCAGCGAGGGAACACTTTATATAGATCTTATAGATTCCGAAGGAAAAGAACTGGTTTGGCAGGGAATGGGAACTGCAGCACTTGCAAGCCAGGTAAATAAAAAACAGGAACGTATCAATGAGATCGTTGCTAAGATCATGGAAAAATATCCTCCTGGAATGGAGAGGTAA
- a CDS encoding pyridoxal-phosphate dependent enzyme, translating to MQDFFDKRHSNDIPNEFITEFPGGIQLWIKREDLLHSKVSGNKFRKLKYNLLQAKNEGKNTILTFGGAYSNHISATAAAGQLLGFETIGIIRGEELENSDEKWSPTLKYAASCGMKFGFISREAYREKDAEEFLGNLNTKYFETFIIPEGGTNNLAIKGCEEILSEKDRDFNFICSSVGTGGTLAGLINAASSFQHILGFSALKSDHLKDEISKLVAKTNWSLIKDYHFSGYAKVNEELINFINDFSKKYKINLDPVYTGKLLFGIFDLIKRGYFPANSKILAIHTGGLQGIEGMNRFLKKKKLPQIE from the coding sequence ATGCAGGACTTTTTTGACAAGCGACATTCTAACGATATTCCAAATGAATTTATCACTGAATTTCCAGGTGGGATTCAGCTTTGGATCAAAAGAGAAGATCTGCTGCATTCTAAAGTCTCCGGTAATAAATTTCGAAAATTAAAATATAACCTGCTGCAGGCTAAAAATGAAGGGAAAAATACCATTTTGACTTTTGGCGGGGCGTATTCCAATCATATTTCAGCAACCGCTGCGGCAGGACAACTATTGGGATTTGAAACTATAGGTATCATTCGGGGAGAAGAGCTGGAAAACTCCGATGAAAAGTGGAGCCCGACTTTAAAATATGCAGCTTCCTGCGGAATGAAATTTGGATTCATCAGTAGGGAAGCGTATAGAGAGAAAGATGCTGAAGAATTTTTGGGAAATTTAAATACCAAATATTTCGAAACCTTCATAATTCCTGAAGGCGGAACCAACAACTTAGCTATTAAAGGTTGTGAGGAAATACTTTCAGAAAAGGATAGAGATTTTAATTTTATCTGCTCTTCTGTAGGTACCGGGGGGACTTTGGCTGGTTTGATCAATGCCGCTTCGAGCTTTCAACATATTTTAGGGTTTTCCGCATTAAAATCAGATCATCTCAAAGATGAAATTTCGAAACTTGTTGCCAAAACGAATTGGAGCCTTATAAAAGATTATCATTTTAGTGGTTATGCTAAGGTTAATGAAGAGTTGATCAACTTCATTAATGATTTCAGTAAAAAATATAAAATCAATCTAGATCCAGTCTATACAGGAAAATTACTTTTTGGTATTTTTGACCTCATAAAGCGGGGTTATTTCCCTGCGAATTCTAAAATACTTGCAATTCATACCGGTGGCTTGCAGGGAATTGAAGGGATGAACCGGTTTTTGAAGAAAAAAAAGCTGCCTCAAATTGAATAA
- a CDS encoding aromatic amino acid hydroxylase: protein MLDNIQSNEILDRLPAHLQQYIKPQNYDDYSPINQAVWRYVMRKNVDYLSKVAHDSYLDGLKKTGISIDSIPNMYGMNRILEEIGWAAVAVDGFIPPAAFMEFQAYNVLVIASDIRQLEHLEYTPAPDIIHEGAGHAPIIANPEYAEYLRRFGEIGCKAISSSHDYEVYEAIRELSILKEAEDTPKEKIDKVEKRVDDLQNADVKPSEMAQIRNLHWWTVEYGLIGTPENPKIYGAGLLSSIGESKSCMTDAVEKFPYTIEAAKKEFDITKPQPQLFVTPDFAHLSLVLEEFASKMALRKGGLGGIQKLIDSKNLGTIEFSTGIQVSGNFSRVIEHEGKPIYIQTTGETALSYREKELVGHGVSTHPEGFGSPAGSLKGINLAIEDMSPRDLRAYDIYEGEKISLEFEGGIKVEGEIITGTRNLQGKIILISFKNCTVTYNDETLFKPEWGKYDMAVGKDIISAFAGPADHGSFDLITHTPSTTTIKSKKTPEREELESLYQSVRNIRNGENTRFSLNAAFDIVRKHHQKDWLLSVEIYELASENDLKLANEIKSRLEEIKKERPEVAHLIDDGIEMTESKMVTP from the coding sequence ATGTTAGATAATATACAATCCAACGAAATACTGGACAGGCTACCGGCCCACCTTCAGCAATATATAAAACCTCAGAATTATGATGACTACAGCCCTATCAATCAGGCAGTATGGCGCTATGTAATGAGGAAAAATGTAGATTATCTTAGTAAAGTAGCTCATGATTCCTATCTGGATGGTTTGAAGAAAACCGGAATTTCTATAGACAGTATTCCAAATATGTATGGGATGAACCGTATCCTTGAAGAGATTGGATGGGCTGCAGTTGCGGTAGACGGATTTATTCCACCAGCAGCTTTTATGGAGTTTCAGGCATATAATGTATTGGTGATCGCCAGTGATATTAGGCAATTAGAGCATCTGGAATATACGCCAGCGCCTGATATTATTCATGAAGGAGCAGGTCACGCGCCAATCATTGCAAATCCCGAGTACGCAGAATACCTTAGACGATTTGGTGAAATTGGCTGTAAAGCGATTTCCAGTTCTCATGATTATGAGGTTTATGAAGCCATACGCGAGCTTTCAATTTTAAAGGAAGCTGAAGATACTCCGAAAGAAAAGATAGACAAAGTTGAAAAAAGAGTAGATGATCTTCAAAACGCTGATGTAAAGCCAAGTGAAATGGCTCAGATAAGGAATTTACACTGGTGGACCGTTGAGTACGGATTAATAGGAACTCCGGAAAACCCAAAAATTTATGGCGCGGGACTTCTTTCTTCAATAGGAGAAAGCAAATCCTGTATGACCGATGCTGTTGAAAAATTTCCTTATACCATCGAAGCAGCAAAAAAAGAATTTGATATTACCAAACCTCAACCTCAGCTTTTTGTAACTCCAGACTTTGCACATTTAAGCCTGGTGCTGGAAGAGTTTGCTAGTAAAATGGCCTTACGAAAAGGTGGACTTGGAGGAATTCAGAAATTGATAGATTCTAAAAATCTTGGAACTATTGAGTTTAGTACCGGAATTCAGGTTTCAGGTAATTTTTCCAGAGTCATTGAACACGAAGGCAAACCAATATACATCCAGACTACCGGAGAAACGGCACTTTCTTACAGAGAAAAAGAACTGGTAGGCCATGGGGTCTCAACACACCCTGAAGGCTTTGGTTCCCCGGCTGGAAGTCTAAAGGGGATTAACCTGGCCATCGAAGATATGAGTCCCAGAGACCTGAGAGCCTACGATATCTATGAAGGTGAAAAGATTAGCCTGGAGTTTGAGGGCGGAATTAAGGTTGAAGGAGAGATCATTACCGGCACCCGTAATCTCCAGGGGAAAATTATCCTGATCAGTTTCAAAAATTGCACTGTTACCTATAATGATGAAACTTTGTTCAAACCTGAATGGGGAAAGTACGATATGGCCGTGGGTAAAGATATTATCTCCGCATTCGCTGGCCCGGCAGATCATGGTTCATTCGATCTAATCACCCATACACCGTCTACAACGACGATAAAAAGCAAAAAGACGCCGGAGAGAGAAGAACTGGAATCCCTTTACCAATCGGTTAGAAATATAAGAAACGGTGAAAACACCAGGTTCTCACTAAATGCAGCTTTTGATATTGTGAGAAAACACCACCAAAAAGACTGGTTACTTTCTGTAGAAATTTACGAACTGGCCTCAGAGAATGATCTAAAACTTGCTAACGAAATAAAAAGCAGGCTGGAAGAAATTAAAAAAGAAAGACCCGAAGTAGCCCATCTCATTGATGACGGAATCGAAATGACCGAAAGCAAGATGGTAACTCCTTAA
- a CDS encoding DUF5522 domain-containing protein, producing the protein MNFQKKRIPLEDGDYYLTPEGYRCFTEQYHLKRGYCCESGCRHCPYGYNKKTNSQE; encoded by the coding sequence ATGAATTTTCAGAAAAAAAGAATTCCGTTAGAAGATGGGGATTATTACCTTACCCCGGAAGGCTACCGCTGTTTTACTGAACAATATCACCTAAAAAGAGGTTATTGCTGTGAAAGCGGCTGCAGGCATTGCCCCTACGGATATAACAAAAAGACCAACTCTCAAGAATAA